In one Vibrio sp. VB16 genomic region, the following are encoded:
- a CDS encoding ion transporter: MDQGNKTLKHKTYVIIFGTHTTAGKVFDICVIVAILLSLLVLLLDSVSSISREWSDTFHFLEYGFTGLFTIEYLIRLWCSPKPTAYAKSFYGIIDVLAILPTYLTIIFPSASFMTVIRLIRVLRIFRILKLVRYLQDSNILLRSLLMSRRKIFIFFSAVAILVTIFGALLYVIEGPEHGFTSIPQSIYWAIVTITTVGYGDLVPQTGLGKAVAAITMLLGYSILAVPTGIITAELSQEMNSHKSLVKCPNCMKSGHDPDSMFCKHCGSELADPDNRVVPADDE, translated from the coding sequence ATGGACCAAGGGAATAAAACGCTTAAGCATAAAACGTATGTCATTATATTTGGTACCCATACCACCGCAGGAAAGGTTTTCGACATATGCGTCATTGTCGCTATTTTGCTCTCTTTATTGGTGCTACTACTCGATTCTGTCTCTTCTATCAGCAGAGAGTGGTCAGACACGTTTCATTTCTTAGAGTATGGGTTCACTGGCCTCTTCACTATTGAGTACTTAATTCGACTCTGGTGTTCACCAAAACCTACCGCTTATGCCAAAAGCTTTTATGGCATCATCGACGTACTCGCTATCCTCCCTACCTATTTGACGATCATCTTCCCTTCTGCGTCTTTCATGACCGTGATTCGATTGATAAGAGTTTTAAGGATTTTCCGAATATTAAAACTTGTAAGATACCTACAAGACTCCAACATATTACTTAGGTCTCTACTCATGTCGCGCCGGAAGATATTTATATTCTTTAGCGCCGTCGCCATATTAGTCACCATTTTTGGTGCTTTGCTCTATGTGATTGAAGGACCGGAACACGGATTCACCAGCATCCCTCAAAGTATCTATTGGGCCATTGTGACCATTACCACCGTTGGTTACGGTGATTTGGTACCTCAAACTGGGTTGGGCAAAGCGGTTGCGGCCATAACGATGTTATTGGGTTACTCTATTTTGGCCGTTCCTACGGGTATTATTACCGCCGAATTGAGTCAAGAAATGAATTCGCACAAAAGTTTGGTCAAATGTCCTAACTGTATGAAAAGCGGACACGATCCTGACTCTATGTTTTGTAAACATTGTGGCAGTGAGCTTGCGGATCCGGACAATCGAGTAGTGCCTGCAGATGATGAGTAA
- the asd gene encoding aspartate-semialdehyde dehydrogenase, whose translation MRVGLVGWRGMVGSVLMQRMVEEKDFDHIEPVFYSTSQIGIPAPQLGKETGMLQDAFDIESLKQLDAIITCQGGGYTEKVYPALRQAGWKGYWIDAASTLRMKDDAIITLDPVNLAQIQQGIVSGTNTFVGGNCTVSLMLMGLGGLYEKGMIEWMSAMTYQAASGAGAKNMRELISQMGTISESVSTELADPSSSILDIDRKVAETIRSSSFPTDQFGVPLAGSLIPWIDVKRDNGQSKEEWKATVETNKILGLDQSPVPIDGTCVRIGSMRCHSQALTIKLKQDVPMDEIEDIIASHNEWVKVIPNDRDITSQELSPAKVTGTLSVPVGRLRKMTMGNDFLNAFTVGDQLLWGAAEPLRRTLRIILESK comes from the coding sequence ATGAGAGTAGGTCTAGTTGGCTGGCGTGGTATGGTCGGCTCTGTTTTAATGCAGCGTATGGTAGAAGAAAAAGATTTCGACCATATCGAACCCGTTTTTTATAGTACGTCTCAGATTGGTATTCCAGCACCTCAGCTTGGAAAAGAGACAGGGATGTTACAAGATGCTTTTGATATTGAGAGTTTAAAACAGCTCGATGCCATTATTACCTGTCAAGGTGGTGGTTATACAGAAAAAGTGTATCCAGCATTACGCCAAGCTGGTTGGAAAGGGTATTGGATAGATGCGGCGTCGACGCTTCGCATGAAAGACGATGCAATTATTACGCTTGACCCAGTAAATCTAGCACAGATTCAACAAGGCATCGTGAGTGGAACCAATACCTTTGTGGGTGGCAACTGTACCGTTAGCTTGATGCTGATGGGACTGGGCGGCCTATATGAAAAAGGCATGATAGAGTGGATGAGTGCAATGACGTATCAAGCGGCTTCTGGCGCTGGTGCGAAAAACATGCGTGAACTTATTTCTCAAATGGGCACCATTAGTGAATCTGTTAGTACAGAGCTCGCTGATCCATCTAGCTCGATCTTAGATATCGACAGAAAAGTGGCAGAAACAATCCGTTCATCCTCTTTCCCGACAGATCAGTTTGGTGTTCCTCTAGCAGGTTCACTTATCCCTTGGATTGATGTAAAACGCGATAATGGTCAGAGTAAAGAAGAATGGAAAGCGACAGTCGAGACGAATAAGATTCTTGGACTTGATCAGAGCCCTGTTCCTATAGATGGAACCTGTGTCAGAATCGGTTCAATGCGTTGTCACTCTCAAGCCTTGACCATCAAACTCAAGCAAGACGTACCAATGGACGAGATAGAAGACATTATCGCGTCTCATAATGAATGGGTTAAAGTCATTCCTAATGATCGCGACATTACCTCACAAGAGCTGAGCCCTGCGAAAGTAACCGGCACACTTTCTGTCCCTGTGGGTCGCTTACGTAAAATGACGATGGGTAATGATTTCCTGAATGCATTTACAGTTGGTGACCAACTGTTGTGGGGGGCGGCTGAACCGCTTCGTAGAACATTGAGAATAATTCTTGAATCAAAATAG
- a CDS encoding YejL family protein: MPITSKYSDDQIEVILTEIAAVLDKHGASSELSLMIAGNIATNVLNTNVPATQRKAIAEKFAQALLSSMEESKTH, encoded by the coding sequence ATGCCGATTACATCAAAATATAGCGATGACCAGATTGAAGTCATTCTCACTGAAATAGCAGCCGTATTAGACAAGCACGGTGCGAGTTCAGAGCTTTCACTTATGATTGCTGGCAATATTGCTACCAACGTCTTGAACACCAATGTGCCTGCAACGCAACGCAAAGCAATAGCAGAAAAATTTGCACAAGCACTTCTTTCCTCTATGGAAGAAAGCAAAACTCACTAA
- the yejK gene encoding nucleoid-associated protein YejK, whose protein sequence is MSLNISNVILHQLTKNDQDELTVNYRTESLENNRFSEDLVSELHRVFNAKAGKGFAAFQSDSNFKNWLQELRQGERSFYDFSQNCALRLKEELSKYPFADEGILVLAEYQSLATDYMFIALLPSHQSLKVTEGLDISATDYLDISKMDIVARIDLSTYETDSESNRYLSYIKGRVGRKIADFFLDFLQAEVGLDTKHQNLVLMQAVDDYCTDAQLDKEETTSYKKQVFDYCNEQVKANEELEVKELSGELPTSTDGTSFLDYTEERGYELEEKFPVDRSTVRKLTKYVGAGGGLSINFDSMLLGERVFYDPETDTLTIKGTPPNLKDQLTRKNNS, encoded by the coding sequence ATGAGCCTAAATATATCTAATGTCATCTTACATCAATTAACTAAAAATGATCAGGATGAACTAACCGTCAACTACCGGACGGAATCCCTTGAAAATAATCGTTTTTCCGAAGATCTCGTGTCAGAGCTTCACCGTGTTTTTAATGCAAAAGCAGGCAAAGGTTTTGCCGCCTTTCAATCTGACAGCAACTTTAAGAACTGGTTGCAAGAACTTCGCCAAGGAGAGAGAAGTTTTTACGATTTTTCTCAAAATTGTGCGCTGAGATTAAAAGAAGAACTGTCAAAGTATCCATTTGCAGACGAAGGTATTTTGGTCCTGGCCGAATATCAGTCACTTGCAACTGACTATATGTTCATCGCATTATTGCCATCGCATCAGAGCTTAAAGGTAACAGAAGGGCTTGATATCAGTGCTACGGACTACCTTGATATTAGCAAGATGGATATCGTGGCACGAATAGACTTATCTACGTATGAGACAGATTCTGAGTCAAACCGATATCTTTCTTATATAAAAGGAAGGGTCGGCAGAAAAATCGCCGATTTCTTTTTGGATTTCCTTCAAGCTGAAGTGGGTTTAGATACGAAACATCAGAACTTGGTATTGATGCAGGCGGTTGACGATTATTGTACCGATGCGCAGCTTGATAAAGAAGAAACCACAAGCTACAAGAAACAAGTATTTGATTATTGTAACGAACAGGTCAAGGCTAATGAAGAGTTAGAAGTTAAAGAACTATCTGGCGAGTTACCGACAAGTACCGATGGGACAAGCTTTTTGGATTACACCGAGGAGCGTGGCTATGAATTGGAAGAAAAATTCCCTGTAGATAGAAGCACCGTGAGAAAACTGACCAAGTATGTTGGTGCCGGCGGTGGTTTGAGTATTAATTTCGACAGTATGTTGTTAGGTGAACGGGTTTTTTATGATCCTGAAACGGATACGTTAACCATCAAAGGCACGCCTCCAAATCTAAAAGACCAATTGACGCGAAAGAACAATAGCTGA